The segment CTTGGCGGCGGCGATCCCGACGCCGGTGGTCGGCGGGCTCTATTGCGCGATGTTCGGGCTGATCGCGGCGGTCGGCGTCCGGCAGTTTGCGCGGGCCGACCTGACCAGCGACCGCAACCTGTTCATCGGCGGCTTTGCGCTGTTTATGGGCATCAGCGTTCCGTACTACTTCGCCAACGGCGGAGCCGACGCGGTCAGCGCGACGCTCCCCGCCTGGGCGGCCGACCTGACCAACGCGTTGGGCAACACCGGGATGGCCGTCGCCGCGATCCTGGGGATCACGCTGGACAACGTCGTGCCGGGCACCAAACAAGAACGCGGTCTGTTGCACACGCCAAGCGTCCTGATACCCGAGGCCGACGACGTGGACGCCGTCCCCGCGATCGGAGAGAACCGATGACTGCTTCCCGACGAACCATTTCGCTTCCCCAAAGCCATCACCGGCCCGCCCCCTACGACGGGCCGCCGCGCGACGAGGTGCTCGCGCTACGGCAACAGTACGTCAACCCCGGCGTGCTCAACTATTACCGCGATCCGCTGATGATCGTCGAGGGGCACATGCAGTACCTCTTCGACGAGACGGGGCGTAGGTATCTCGACGCTTTCGCCGGCATCGTGACCGTCAGCGTGGGGCACTGCCACCCGCACGTCGCCGAAGCGGTCAAGCAACAAGCCGGCACGCTCCAGCACGCGACGACGATCTACCTCCACCCCACGCTGCCAAAGTTCGCCGAAAAGCTCGCGAGCAAGATGCCGACCAACGCCGACGGCGTCCCGCTGGACAAGACCTACTTCACCAACTCCGGCAGCGAAGCCAACGAACTCGCGATGCTCATGTCGCGCGAGTTCACCGGCCACGCCGACGTGATCGGCCTACGCAACGGCTACCACGGGGGCACGCCGAACACCATGGGGCTCACCGCCCACGGCACCTGGAAGTTCCCCAGCAACACGCCCGGCGGCATCCATCACACGCATGCCGGATATTGCTATCGCTGCCCGTTCAATTTGCGTTACCCCTCCTGTGGCGTCAAGTGCGCGCAAGACCTTGAGAACGTCATCGCTTACCAGACGCCCGGGCAGGTCGCCTGTTTCATCGGCGAGCCGATCCAGGGCGTTGGCGGCGCGGTTACACCGCCCAAGGAATTCTTCCAGATCGTCTACGACACCGTTCGCAAGCACGGTGGCCTCTGCGTCGCCGACGAAGTTCAGGGCGGCTTCGGTCGAACCGGCGAGCATTACTGGGCGCACCAGAATTGGGACGTGAAGCCCGACATGATCGTGATGGCGAAAGGCATCGGCAACGGCGCCCCGCTCGCGGCCGTCACGACCACCGCCGACGTCGCGCAGACCATGACGAAACGCGTCCACTTCAATACCTACGGCGGTAATCCGGTTTCCATGGCATCCGGTCTGGCAACCATGGAGGTCATCGACGCCGAAGGCATCCAGGCGAACGCCAAGCACGTCGGCGGGCTTCTCAAAGACGGGTTGCTTGCGCTGCAAGACAAGCACGAAATCATCGGCGACGTCCGCGGCATCGGCCTGATGCTGGGTATGGAACTGGTGCGCGACCGCCGGACCAAGGAGCCGGCCGGCACCGAGGCCGCCGATCTCATGGAAATGACCAAAGCCCGTGGCTTGATCCTCGGCAAGGGGGGGCTCTACGGCAACACGATGCGCATCAAGCCGCCGATGTGCATCACGCCCGACGACGCGGAGTTCCTGATCGCCACGGTGGACGCCTGCCTGACCGATATCGAAGCCAAACGCTAAACGAGAACCGCTATGCCTACCCTCGAAACCACCGTCGACGGGATCCATTTCCCAAACCCCTACGTTATCGGTTCCGGCCCGCCGGGAACCAACCAGAAAGTCATCAACAAAGCCTTCAGCGAAGGTTGGGGAGGCGTCATCGCCAAGACCGTGTCGCTCGACGCGTCGAAGGTGATCAACGTCGCGCCGCGCTACGGGAAGCTCACCGGCGTGAACAAAAAGGAGGTCTTCGGCTGGGAAAACATCGAGCTGATCGCCACGACGTCTTTCGAGGATTGGCTCGACGACTTCAAGGCGGTCAAAGACGCGTATCCCGATCGCCCGCTCATCGCTTCGATCATGGAGGAGTTTGACCGCGACGCGTGGATTGAGATCGTCGAGCGTTGCGAGGCGGTGGGGGTCGATGCCTTCGAGTTGAATTTCTCCTGCCCGCACGGCCTACCCGAACGCAAGATGGGTGCCGCGATGGGTCAGGATCCCGATGTGCTCGAAGAGGTGACCGGTTGGGTCATGGCCGCCGCGACGATCCCGGTCTGGGCCAAGATGACTCCCAACGTCACGCACATCGAAGACCCGACCCGTGCGGCGTTGCGGGCCGGTGCCCACGGGGTGAGCGCGATCAACACGATCCGCAGTGTCATCGGGGTCGACCTCGAAACCCTCCGGCCGATGCCGACCGTCGAAGGCTACACCACGCCCGGCGGGTACTCCTCCGTGGCGGTCCGTCCGATCGCTTTGAGGATGGTGATGGAGATCGCCACGCTGATCCGGGAAGAATTTGACGGCCAGCGCTCGATTTCCGGCATCGGCGGCGTCGAGACCGGCGGCGACGCAGCCCAGTTCATCCTGCTCGGGGCCGACACCGTGCAGGTGTGCACCGGGGTGATGAAGATGGGATACAAGATGGTTAAGCCAATGATCGATGAACTTCTGGAGTTTATGGACAAGCACGGCTTCGAGACGCTCGACGATTTCAAAGGTCACGCCTTGCCCTACTTCACGACGCACGCCGAGTTGGTTCGTATGCAGGCCGAATCCCAGGAGAAAAAGCGTGCGGCCGTGGCCGCCAAGGCCGCGGCGAAGGAAGCCGCCGCCGCGGGGATCACGAAAGACGACAAGTGGGACGGCGACGATTTCGTCAAGCAGTCCGACGAACTGGCCGGGGATTGATCCGCTTCTGTTCACCGCATCGCGAGCAAGCCATGTCTCTCCTCATTCACGGTGGCACCGTCGTCAACGCCGACAGCACGTTCCGGGCCGATATCTACTGCGAGGGCGAAACGATCACGCGGATCGCGACTCGTATCGATCCCGCCGAGGTTCAGGCCGACCGCGTGGTGGACGCGACGGGCAAGATGGTCTTCCCGGGCTTCATCGACCCCCACGTGCACATCTATTTGCCGTTCATGGGGACCTACGCCAAAGACACCTACGCGACGGCGTCTAAGGCCGCGGTCGTCGGCGGCACCACCATGATGATCGAGATGTGCTGCCCGGCTCGCGCCGACGAGCCGGCCGAGGCGCTGGACCTTTGGGCGGGTAAGGCCGAGGGGCAGTCGGCGTGTGACTACAGCTTCCACATGGGCGTGACGCGTTTCGACGACTCGGCCGAAGCCCAGCTCCGCAAGATCGTTGAGCTGGGCACGCGCTCGTTCAAGGTGTTCTTGGCCTACAAGGGCGCGTTCGGCGTCACCGACGACGAGTTGTACGGTGTGCTGCGCCTGGCCCGTGAGTTGGGCGTTGTGGTCACCGCGCATTGTGAGAACGCCGATTTGGTTGCCGCGCTCCAAGCCAAGCTGCTGGCCGAAGGCAAGACGGGCCCGCAGTGGCATGAGCCGTCACGTCCGCCACGGGTCGAGGCCGAGGGCGTGCACCACTTCTGTACGTTCCTGGAACTCACCGGCGCGTCAGGCTACATCGTGCATACCTCGTGTCGGGACGCGGTCGAGGCCGCGTTACCGTTCCGGGCACGGGGGGTCGACGTTGATCTCGAAACCGTTATCCCCTACCTCACGCTCGACGACACTTACGCACAACGCGAGGACTTCGAAGGCGCAAAATACGTCATGAGTCCCCCGATTCGTTCAGCCGAGCATCAGGCGTACTTGTGGGATGCGCTCCGGGCCGGCCACATCGCAACGGTGGCGACGGATCACGCGCCGTTTGATTTCGTAGGGCAGAAGGAGATGGGCCGGCCGCCCAACGGCGACTTCACGACGATCCCCAACGGCATCCCGTCGGTTGAGCACCGCGTCACGCTGTTGTGGACAAGGGGCGTTGCGGCCGGCCGGCTCGACGTGCACCGGTTCGTTGACGCCGCCAGCGCTTACGCCGCCAGGCGTTTCGGCCTCTTCCCGCGCAAGGGTGTGGTCCAACTCGGGGCGGACGCGGACCTGGTCGTTTGGGACGACGCGTATCGGGGGAAGATCTCTGTCGACACGCACCACATGGCTACCGACTACAGCGGCTTCGAAGGCGTTGAGATCACCGGCCGTCCTTCGCTCGTTACCGTCCGCGGGACTGTCGTTGCGGAGCACGGTCGATTCATCGGTCAACTCGGCCACGGTCGACGCCTCGACCGGTGAGGCCGCCGCCATCGACACGCAAGCGACTCTCCAATAGCTGCGACCGCCTGATAAGACCTGTTGGCGTCTCGCCCAGGGAGAATTCATCTGCTTGCGGACTCACATACGACTTGGCTTGTCTGTCATAGCGGTGACATGCTCAAATCGCCCGCTTGCAATGGATTGCGGAGGCGAACCCTCGGATGGACCTGAATCCTCGGGGTTTGCGATTGATTTGCATTCGAGCGACGGCAGTATTTCCTTCCTTTACCCCAGACTCTCTCACGACAACTGGACCAATGAAGGGTCATGCTTGGTTGGAAACCGTGTTGGGCGTTAAAGGTCTGTATAGCGCAGGACTGATGCCGTAACCGAAACCTCATGTCACGCTCGAAAACTCACGGTTCCGTCATTGTCACGATCGATGAGTGAATCGATGCGCTGTTTTGCGCCGGAACCCTGGAGCAAGTATCAACTGACTATTCAAGGATTGGCTCAAAAGAAAATCTCATCAGGTTGTACCCACTTCCGCATAGAACCCTCATCTTTTGAACACCCGCTTCCAAGGTGACTTCGGTCGTCAGGTCGGTCCAATCCTGCCAGTTAGCGGTTGCGGTTGTATTCAGCGGGCCCGTTAGGTCTTCTCCATCGAAAGCGATCCGGAGTTCACCGGGTCCGCCCGCGTGGCGGATCCTGAGGCGGTAACTGCCTGGCTTTTGGACTTCCACTGTGTATTCGAGCCATTCGCCTTCATTGATCCAAGCGACGGCGCAGCCGCCTTCGGAACTTGCCTGAATATCGACTCCTTCGCGGGGGCGATAGAACCCGTCGATATTGTCTGGTTGACTGTCGTGGTACGCGACGCCTTCGCCACCGTGGTCGAAATCAACCGCGTCGATGATGCCGGGGATCGCCAGCGGCTTGCCGTAGAACGGGCCGGCCGCAGGTAAAGGTTCGACGATGGCGGCGGGGGATTCGGGTGCCGCTTGAGGCATCGAGCCATTTAGGATCACGTAGTTTGTTTCGATGCTGCTCGCGTCGTCCGCATTCGCGACCAACCTGTGTTGTTCTAAATCTGCAACCTCACGAAAGATGCTTCGGACCAAGTGGCCGCCACCCCCGACCGACCGGAGCACCACGTCGCCGTTCGTACGTTCGATCCAGTGAAAAGTCTCATCCAGCCCGATCGTCGGACTGACTGGAGTGAGTGCGTCCGTATTGCACGCGGCGGAGACGTAGAAGCCGTTGCTTGCCTTGAAGGCGACTAGATCGATGCCACCTTCGACACGCTCCAGGATGAATCGATCGTCTTGATCCCCTGTATATGCGTCGAGATTCGCGATCAGATCGCCGCCCCCCGGTGACGACACAAACTTCTCGCGGCCGCGATCGAAGATCGCGACCGAAGACCCATGCTCCGGGATGTTCGGCGTGCCCTTGGCGGGCCAATCACATGTCGGTTCGTCGGGTGTCCACACGACCCCAGCTTTGTCCAAACGGTACGCGAGCCCGGGCAGTTCGGCGTCGTTAGCGGCTAGCCACTGGAACTGGAGCCAACCCGTGTGGAACGATTCGAACATCGCGTTGTACGACTCGTCACCGTTGATGGAAGGGTCCGGTACGGTGTCGCCCGGCCAGAATTCGGTGCATAGAGTTGCCGGATATCGGAGGCTTGACTGGAACAATCGCAGGCAAGCCTCGATCCCTTCGCGTGTTTCGTAACCGTGCCAAGCGATGGCGGCGTTCTTCCAATCAACGCCTTTCGCGGTCATCATTTTGACGGCATCGGCGGCGGCCCCTTCGTAACGGAATCCCATATATGAGCAGAGCAGGATCATCGTGTCCGGTGCAGCAGCACGGATCGTGTTGTACATGAGGACCTGATTGTCCCAGTCTTCGGGGAGCCAGTGGGCGGCCGTATGCGGCACCGGTTCGTTTTTGGCCTCATAGAAAACGTGGGTTTCGTCTTTGTACCTCGGCCCGTAGAACTTCCAGAAATCCAATATGAAGTCCATCGAGTGGATGCTTCCGTTCTCTCCATTACAGCCGATCGTGATGATCAGGTAGAGGTTCGCCTTCGCGCAACGCTCCACCAGAGTGTCGCACCACTCGACGTTGTATCCGACCGGATCGGTGTTGCCCGAAGAGTCGCCTTCTAAGTAAATATGCAGCGCGTTGTAGCCATAGTCTTGCGCGAGCGCGTTGAGCGATTCCTGCGAAGGCATGAACCTATCCTGACTGCCATAAGGGTCGCCGCCGTCCCAAGAGATGCTCACGCCACGCATGAGTGTTCCCTTATCGGTTAACAAACGATTGAAACCGAGGCTGCTGTCGATGACGGGGCGGTCGCGTTTGGCTTGGGCTTGGTTTGTGAACCCAAACGCCAAGGCGAATGCGACCAGCAGACTCAACGAAACCGTCCTAAAGATTTGTTTCAAGGTTCAGGCCCTCGAGCGAGTCAATGACAACTTGCTACGACAGTGCTCGAACGTGGAGGCGCACGGAAAGCAAGCGTCCACGTCGATGGTTACGAGAAAACACAATGCATGCGCGCCGCAGGCCATTTAAGGCGCTGCAGGGTAGATGTTCCGTTTAAGAATGGTGCCGATCGCTTGACTAGTGCCGTGCCCATCCGCCCAGACGAAGTTCGCGTTCTGCTCATTGGCGTGTCGCCAGCGAACGGTCTGAGTGCCGACGATGTTCTTGAAGTCCTGGTTGAAACGGACCGTGATGGCTTCGTTGGGATCAACGCCTGAAACATTGATGTAGTCGGCCGCGGTCTTGGGTTGTGGAGCACCGCTGGCGGGGGGATCGATCCGATTAAGGCCGGCGAAGGTATGGCCCTGAGGGATACGCCCAGTGAAAACGCCCGGATTGGCGTATTGCGTTGAGTCGGCCAGCATGACCATCTCGGAGTTACTTTTTAGCGTTTCGGTGGTCATCCATGCCAGGTTGCTTTGAGGCACGCCGTTAACAACATGTGGCAAAACCATCACATTGGCACCGTACGTGGCGTCGTGCTCGTCGGTATCGACGTCTGCTTCGGGGCAGCGTAGTGCGTCGGAAAACACGACGTCTTCGTTCCCGACGGAGTCAGGCTCGCCGAAGAACGTCTGCAGTTTTTCGTTCTCAATAATCGAACTGACAAGCCGGAACCAGTCGTAGCCGACACTGTCGAAATTGTCGTGCGGTGGATAATACTGGTTGTAGTCATTGTTGTAGACGCCTACCGCCAGTCCCATCTGTCGGATGTTCGATAAGCAGGCCATACTCCGTGCTGCCGAGCGGGCGCTTCCCAGGGCAGGTAGGAGCAGGCCGATGAGCAGCGCGATGATGGAGAT is part of the Planctomycetota bacterium genome and harbors:
- a CDS encoding aspartate aminotransferase family protein, whose protein sequence is MTASRRTISLPQSHHRPAPYDGPPRDEVLALRQQYVNPGVLNYYRDPLMIVEGHMQYLFDETGRRYLDAFAGIVTVSVGHCHPHVAEAVKQQAGTLQHATTIYLHPTLPKFAEKLASKMPTNADGVPLDKTYFTNSGSEANELAMLMSREFTGHADVIGLRNGYHGGTPNTMGLTAHGTWKFPSNTPGGIHHTHAGYCYRCPFNLRYPSCGVKCAQDLENVIAYQTPGQVACFIGEPIQGVGGAVTPPKEFFQIVYDTVRKHGGLCVADEVQGGFGRTGEHYWAHQNWDVKPDMIVMAKGIGNGAPLAAVTTTADVAQTMTKRVHFNTYGGNPVSMASGLATMEVIDAEGIQANAKHVGGLLKDGLLALQDKHEIIGDVRGIGLMLGMELVRDRRTKEPAGTEAADLMEMTKARGLILGKGGLYGNTMRIKPPMCITPDDAEFLIATVDACLTDIEAKR
- the preA gene encoding NAD-dependent dihydropyrimidine dehydrogenase subunit PreA; translation: MPTLETTVDGIHFPNPYVIGSGPPGTNQKVINKAFSEGWGGVIAKTVSLDASKVINVAPRYGKLTGVNKKEVFGWENIELIATTSFEDWLDDFKAVKDAYPDRPLIASIMEEFDRDAWIEIVERCEAVGVDAFELNFSCPHGLPERKMGAAMGQDPDVLEEVTGWVMAAATIPVWAKMTPNVTHIEDPTRAALRAGAHGVSAINTIRSVIGVDLETLRPMPTVEGYTTPGGYSSVAVRPIALRMVMEIATLIREEFDGQRSISGIGGVETGGDAAQFILLGADTVQVCTGVMKMGYKMVKPMIDELLEFMDKHGFETLDDFKGHALPYFTTHAELVRMQAESQEKKRAAVAAKAAAKEAAAAGITKDDKWDGDDFVKQSDELAGD
- the hydA gene encoding dihydropyrimidinase, translating into MSLLIHGGTVVNADSTFRADIYCEGETITRIATRIDPAEVQADRVVDATGKMVFPGFIDPHVHIYLPFMGTYAKDTYATASKAAVVGGTTMMIEMCCPARADEPAEALDLWAGKAEGQSACDYSFHMGVTRFDDSAEAQLRKIVELGTRSFKVFLAYKGAFGVTDDELYGVLRLARELGVVVTAHCENADLVAALQAKLLAEGKTGPQWHEPSRPPRVEAEGVHHFCTFLELTGASGYIVHTSCRDAVEAALPFRARGVDVDLETVIPYLTLDDTYAQREDFEGAKYVMSPPIRSAEHQAYLWDALRAGHIATVATDHAPFDFVGQKEMGRPPNGDFTTIPNGIPSVEHRVTLLWTRGVAAGRLDVHRFVDAASAYAARRFGLFPRKGVVQLGADADLVVWDDAYRGKISVDTHHMATDYSGFEGVEITGRPSLVTVRGTVVAEHGRFIGQLGHGRRLDR
- a CDS encoding carbohydrate-binding protein, translating into MKQIFRTVSLSLLVAFALAFGFTNQAQAKRDRPVIDSSLGFNRLLTDKGTLMRGVSISWDGGDPYGSQDRFMPSQESLNALAQDYGYNALHIYLEGDSSGNTDPVGYNVEWCDTLVERCAKANLYLIITIGCNGENGSIHSMDFILDFWKFYGPRYKDETHVFYEAKNEPVPHTAAHWLPEDWDNQVLMYNTIRAAAPDTMILLCSYMGFRYEGAAADAVKMMTAKGVDWKNAAIAWHGYETREGIEACLRLFQSSLRYPATLCTEFWPGDTVPDPSINGDESYNAMFESFHTGWLQFQWLAANDAELPGLAYRLDKAGVVWTPDEPTCDWPAKGTPNIPEHGSSVAIFDRGREKFVSSPGGGDLIANLDAYTGDQDDRFILERVEGGIDLVAFKASNGFYVSAACNTDALTPVSPTIGLDETFHWIERTNGDVVLRSVGGGGHLVRSIFREVADLEQHRLVANADDASSIETNYVILNGSMPQAAPESPAAIVEPLPAAGPFYGKPLAIPGIIDAVDFDHGGEGVAYHDSQPDNIDGFYRPREGVDIQASSEGGCAVAWINEGEWLEYTVEVQKPGSYRLRIRHAGGPGELRIAFDGEDLTGPLNTTATANWQDWTDLTTEVTLEAGVQKMRVLCGSGYNLMRFSFEPILE
- a CDS encoding DUF1559 domain-containing protein gives rise to the protein MKHTRTFRRRSRRAFTLIELLVVISIIALLIGLLLPALGSARSAARSMACLSNIRQMGLAVGVYNNDYNQYYPPHDNFDSVGYDWFRLVSSIIENEKLQTFFGEPDSVGNEDVVFSDALRCPEADVDTDEHDATYGANVMVLPHVVNGVPQSNLAWMTTETLKSNSEMVMLADSTQYANPGVFTGRIPQGHTFAGLNRIDPPASGAPQPKTAADYINVSGVDPNEAITVRFNQDFKNIVGTQTVRWRHANEQNANFVWADGHGTSQAIGTILKRNIYPAAP